One genomic segment of [Phormidium] sp. ETS-05 includes these proteins:
- a CDS encoding PetM family cytochrome b6-f complex subunit 7: protein MAGEIFNAAFLASSLILVGLALGFLLLKIQGSEE, encoded by the coding sequence ATGGCCGGTGAAATTTTTAATGCAGCTTTTTTGGCTTCCAGCCTGATCCTAGTGGGTTTGGCGCTGGGGTTCCTGTTGCTGAAAATTCAGGGATCGGAAGAGTAA